From one Aspergillus fumigatus Af293 chromosome 8, whole genome shotgun sequence genomic stretch:
- a CDS encoding exocyst subunit SEC10, protein MSDNASITPQTIPASRSIFPKGPNFTLSDFSSRDYIVKEFVEALSDSTTSNRRSTVGPGPGNQLFDPKPLIRAFEHAQQRLGELSGDLEIKENELSAAARRAEAQHAQNLGTLGRKLKQTIDSFQQLDTSLNGAALSGGELPGATGSMAVETGRRLEELDRQRRRALDAHFLIQCWDGVSNRGEITLLENLRKSGTGEAKVRSAHIARQLLRISQRLDPRSWDELRAKKNDLYRNDDDSVDEGTRGNTNGIHRNTREIIEKFSETLEKDLLKQFDDFYRKANFEGMRDCATVLQDFSGGASVTALFVNQHQFFIDRSQLVTEELGGDLDSWEQLADPDAEPLKVEPSLQSLVDEVKVVVQEESAIIKRAFPFYEQVLGKFLQRVFQQSIQQRLEMVLEKANGISSLAFLRSLQSSRSYISGLVDDLKAHGLTEHPDPVSSQTALILDQQLEDLFVPYFVGSSYIEREKKSLEELYTSLLFRFTTFHARRKRAATTFMASISKSGTELLSSARDAYVNRLESSEFTPTQKKMLLQLAGLKEQSDSMKPTEIKLMEKDGLPNISYAKRMLKWLAEAVGRGLELGSTSETPKDVSALLSLLLSLMGEGYVEVCLDAVFEAATSQESARAEPDFGYLTVVKSIISITNLMVMCIQTLLIPLATPSITIRREMEKKTNAATLRIEDKINAIEQKVIDTALMWISRLLSGQKKNDFRPKEGDNAAWLEMLHTPTCASICAFLTRLHDTIAATLSSSGSNFRHLLTEIALGTRSHLLEHFKRYAVNGAGGLMVTKDMTQYADLLKSWDIDEHVKGPGGLLDVLLEVGSLFVIGPEALLERIRAGASSDASRRPGASRTDTERGQELLETGHIEPGLSVQEIRAYVSRREDSSTTAMQNVLNLL, encoded by the exons ATGTCGGACAATGCGTCGATAACGCCCCAGACAATCCCCGCCTCCCGATCTATCTTTCCCAAAGGGCCCAATTTTACTCTTTCTGACTTCTCAAGCCGCGATTACATCGTTAAAGAGTTTGTCGAGGCACTTTCTGACAGTACTACCTCAAATCGACGTTCTACGGTTGGACCTGGTCCTGGCAACCAGCTTTTTGATCCCAAACCACTGATTCGAGCATTCGAACATGCTCAACAACGACTTGGTGAACTTTCTGGAGATTTGGAAATTAAAGAGAACGAGCTATCGGCTGCAGCTCGGAGAGCTGAGGCACAGCATGCGCAAAATCTCGGCACGCTGGGTAGAAAGTTGAAGCAGACCATCGATTCCTTTCAACAATTGGATACATCTCTAAATGGAGCAGCCCTATCGGGAGGCGAACTCCCTGGGGCGACCGGGAGTATGGCTGTTGAAACAGGAAGAAGGCTAGAGGAGTTAGACCGACAGAGGCGGCGAGCGCTTGATGCTCATTTCCTGATTCAATGTTGGGATGGAGTAAGTAACAGAGGAGAGATAACACTTTTAGAGAACTTAAGGAAGTCGGGGACTGGTGAGGCCAAAGTCAGGTCGGCGCATATTGCGCGACAGTTGCTCAGGATAAGTCAAAGACTCGATCCCCGCAGTTGGGATGAATTGAGAGCGAAGAAAAACGATCTGTACCGAAATGATGACGATTCTGTTGACGAGGGCACAAGGGGGAATACCAATGGTATTCATCGAAACACGAGAGAGATAATTGAAAAGTTCTCTGAGACTCTCGAGAAAGATCTCCTGAAACAGTTCGATGATTTCTACCGCAAGGCAAATTTCGAGGGCATGAGAGACTGCGCGACTGTGCTTCAGGACTTCAGCGGAGGCGCAAGTGTGACCGCCTTGTTTGTTAATCAACACCAATTCTTCATTGATCGAAGCCAGCTAGTGACAGAAGAACTGGGGGGCGATTTGGACAGCTGGGAACAATTGGCGGATCCTGACGCCGAACCCTTGAAAGTCGAACCGAGCCTCCAATCGCTAGTTGATGAGGTTAAGGTGGTCGTGCAGGAAGAATCAGCCATCATCAAACGAGCATTCCCTTTCTATGAGCAGGTGCTGGGCAAATTCCTACAACGCGTCTTTCAGCAGTCCATCCAGCAGAGACTGGAAATGGTTCTGGAGAAAGCTAATGGCATCTCGTCTTTAGCCTTCCTCCGATCGCTACAAAGTTCTCGCAGCTACATTAGCGGCCTGGTTGATGATCTCAAGGCTCACGGCTTGACTGAACATCCAGATCCTGTTTCGTCCCAAACAGCCTTGATATTAGatcagcagctggaggatTTGTTCGTGCCCTACTTTGTTGGATCATCTTACATtgaaagggagaaaaaatCACTCGAAGAGTTGTACACGTCATTGTTGTTCCGGTTTACTACTTTTCACGCTCGGAGGAAACGAGCAGCGACGACGTTCATGGCATCGATTTCCAAGTCTGGAACTGAGCTCCTTTCTTCCGCTCGGGACGCTTACGTCAATCGCCTTGAGTCCTCGGAGTTCACGCCCACTCAAAAGAAGATGCTCCTTCAATTGGCCGGGTTGAAAGAGCAAAGCGACTCTATGAAACCCACTGAGATCAAGTTGATGGAGAAGGATGGTCTCCCTAATATTTCCTATGCCAAGAGGATGTTGAAATGGCTGGCTGAAGCAGTTGGACGGGGTTTGGAACTGGGCTCCACCAGCGAAACACCAAAGGATGTGTCTGCTTTGTTGAGTCTGCTATTGTCTTTGATGGGCGAGGGCTATGTCGAGGTGTGTCTTGACGCTGTTTTTGAGGCCGCAACTTCCCAGGAGTCTGCAAGGGCAGAGCCTGATTTTGGCTATCTCACTGTGGTCAAAagcatcatcagcatcaccaACTTGATGGTGATGTGTATACAAACGTTGCTAATTCCTCTTGCAACTCCAAGTATAACGATTCGCCgggaaatggagaaaaagACAAATGCAGCGACTCTACGCATAGAAGACAAAATAAACGCAATTGAGCAGAAGGTCATTGACACGGCCTTGATGTGGATTAGCAGGTTACTTTCGggacagaagaagaatgatttccgacccaaggaaggagataATGCAGCTTGGTTGGAAATGTTACATACACCA ACGTGTGCGTCAATATGTGCCTTCTTAACCCGTTTGCATGATACTATCGCGGCAACGCTATCCTCTAGTGGGTCCAACTTTCGTCATTTACTGACAGAGATTGCGCTTGGAACCCGGAGTCACCTCCTCGAACACTTTAAGCGATATGCCGTCAACGGGGCCGGGGGTCTTATGGTCACTAAGGACATGACACAGTATGCAGATCTGTTGAAGTCTTGGGACATCGACGAACACGTCAAAGGACCAGGTGGTCTACTAGACGTTCTGCTAGAAGTAGGCAGTCTATTCGTCATTGGGCCAGAAGCTTTACTGGAGAGAATT